One part of the Tunicatimonas pelagia genome encodes these proteins:
- a CDS encoding hydrogen peroxide-inducible genes activator, whose amino-acid sequence MTLTQLEYIVALDAHRNFARAAAHCFVTQPTLSMQIRKLEDELGIVLFDRNKKPVSPTSIGAQVIAEAHSTLASLQKIREVVHQHTDEIAGRLRMGMIPTLSPYLLPRLLPKLAKKYPKIDFEIEELVSEQLVEKLHQEQLDIGVWVANRREPDLVHTPLFYEKFLIYLPEGHPYPKSSIALQQLDMNHIWLLKEGHCFRDQVEKICGNFAQSHQQINFLSGSLETLKKMVDQHYGFTLLPELAVRELSAEQRENIREFRNIQPLREISLTYHKRFPREKLIRITKQEIQESIPPELLNEERGKVIPWK is encoded by the coding sequence ATGACGCTTACGCAATTAGAATATATCGTTGCACTGGATGCTCATCGGAATTTTGCTCGAGCTGCCGCTCATTGTTTTGTGACTCAGCCGACGCTTAGTATGCAGATAAGAAAGCTGGAAGATGAGCTGGGAATTGTGCTGTTTGACCGAAACAAGAAACCAGTTTCGCCCACTAGCATAGGAGCTCAAGTGATAGCCGAAGCCCATAGTACCTTAGCCAGTCTTCAGAAAATTCGGGAGGTGGTTCACCAGCATACCGACGAAATAGCCGGAAGGCTACGAATGGGCATGATCCCTACGCTTAGCCCGTATTTGTTACCTCGTTTATTACCCAAGTTGGCCAAAAAATATCCGAAAATAGATTTCGAGATTGAAGAACTGGTATCAGAACAGCTCGTAGAAAAACTGCATCAAGAACAGTTAGATATCGGCGTGTGGGTAGCTAATCGCCGGGAGCCAGATTTGGTACATACTCCGCTGTTCTACGAAAAATTTCTGATCTACCTACCGGAAGGGCATCCTTACCCTAAATCTTCCATCGCTTTGCAGCAGCTCGACATGAACCATATTTGGTTGCTGAAGGAGGGGCACTGCTTTCGCGATCAGGTAGAAAAAATCTGTGGAAATTTTGCTCAATCGCATCAGCAAATCAATTTTTTAAGTGGAAGCTTAGAAACATTGAAGAAAATGGTGGATCAGCACTACGGGTTCACGCTCTTACCCGAACTGGCGGTGAGAGAACTCTCGGCGGAACAGCGCGAGAATATTCGAGAGTTCAGAAACATTCAACCGCTACGAGAAATTAGTTTAACGTATCACAAGCGGTTCCCGCGGGAGAAATTGATCCGCATTACCAAGCAAGAGATTCAGGAAAGCATACCGCCTGAACTGCTCAATGAAGAACGTGGAAAAGTAATTCCTTGGAAGTAG
- a CDS encoding DUF1573 domain-containing protein — MKKQLSFVFTFLLAVSMAVSTVAIAQSPVLTFETTDHDFGTVKEEGGPISHEFVFTNTGKAPVIVSNVKASCGCTTPSWTKEPVAPGKKGTIVAQYNPKNRPGAFRKSITVTSNAEPSTSVLYIKGNVNPKPKTPQDDYPTAMGNLRVKYRSFNMGKVLTNEPVEKTFDVFNDGDQPVTFATNVVTPGHVSVDIQPQTLQPKQKGAIKVTYNATDAVDRKRLGFSTDRIRLFTDEGEDSLKEFTVMATVEEYFEPLTEEQLEKAPKLAFAAKKHDFGTISQDNKVTTDFTFTNTGKSDLNIRATKANCGCTVSNPDKDTLAPGESSKISVTFNPRGRRGKQNKVITVFSNDPSAPTQQVSITANVDAPAGQ; from the coding sequence ATGAAAAAGCAATTGTCGTTTGTATTTACCTTCTTGCTAGCCGTGAGTATGGCCGTATCCACGGTGGCCATCGCCCAAAGTCCGGTATTAACCTTTGAAACCACTGATCATGATTTTGGTACGGTGAAAGAAGAAGGTGGGCCTATTTCGCATGAGTTTGTGTTCACCAATACCGGGAAAGCTCCGGTCATTGTCAGTAACGTGAAAGCATCTTGCGGTTGCACCACGCCGAGCTGGACGAAAGAACCCGTAGCTCCTGGTAAAAAAGGAACCATTGTCGCGCAGTATAATCCAAAAAATCGTCCGGGTGCGTTTCGTAAATCCATTACGGTTACCTCCAATGCTGAGCCTAGTACTAGTGTTCTTTACATTAAAGGTAACGTAAATCCTAAGCCTAAAACTCCACAAGACGACTACCCTACCGCAATGGGTAATCTGCGGGTAAAGTACCGTTCGTTCAATATGGGTAAAGTGCTGACCAATGAGCCAGTAGAGAAAACGTTTGACGTGTTTAACGATGGCGACCAACCCGTGACTTTTGCTACCAACGTGGTTACGCCCGGTCACGTCTCGGTGGATATTCAACCCCAGACATTGCAGCCTAAGCAGAAAGGAGCTATTAAAGTAACTTACAATGCTACCGATGCGGTAGACCGCAAGCGATTAGGTTTCTCTACTGATCGCATCCGTTTGTTTACCGATGAAGGCGAAGACAGTTTAAAAGAGTTTACGGTGATGGCTACCGTAGAAGAATATTTTGAACCACTGACTGAAGAGCAGCTAGAGAAAGCCCCTAAGTTGGCTTTTGCTGCCAAAAAACACGATTTTGGCACTATTTCGCAGGATAATAAAGTAACTACTGATTTCACATTCACCAATACCGGAAAGAGCGATTTGAATATTCGGGCGACCAAGGCTAACTGCGGTTGCACCGTTTCTAATCCGGACAAAGACACCCTGGCCCCTGGTGAAAGCAGTAAAATCAGCGTTACGTTTAACCCGCGCGGACGGCGGGGCAAGCAGAATAAAGTAATTACTGTATTCTCCAACGATCCTTCAGCACCCACCCAGCAGGTGAGTATTACCGCCAATGTGGATGCTCCCGCGGGTCAATAA
- the trpS gene encoding tryptophan--tRNA ligase has translation MARILTGIQSSGKPHLGNILGAIQPAIQLSRDKNADGRPNESFFFIADLHSLTTIKDAETRQANVNAVAAAWLACGFDTEKNVFYRQSKIPQVCELTWYLNCFTPYPMLANAHSFKDKADRLSDVNAGLFTYPVLMASDIILYDANFVPVGKDQQQHLEMTRDIASAFNHQYGETFVVPEAKIDESRMVIPGTDGQKMSKSYQNTIDIFLPEKKLRKQIMSIKTDSTPLEEPKNTEGDTVFALYSLLATDEQIAEMRQKYEGGNYGYGHAKQELFELIQEQFSEEREKYDYYMNNLPELHQELEKGEAKAREVALEVLDRVREKLGY, from the coding sequence ATGGCACGGATACTTACGGGAATACAGAGTTCGGGAAAACCACATTTGGGAAATATTTTGGGGGCGATTCAGCCCGCCATTCAACTTTCTCGCGACAAGAACGCGGATGGCCGCCCCAATGAATCCTTTTTCTTCATCGCGGATTTGCACTCGCTCACAACCATTAAAGATGCTGAAACCCGGCAGGCAAACGTAAACGCGGTGGCGGCGGCTTGGTTAGCCTGCGGTTTCGATACTGAGAAGAATGTGTTTTACCGACAATCCAAAATTCCCCAGGTTTGTGAGTTGACTTGGTACCTGAACTGCTTCACACCGTACCCAATGCTGGCGAACGCCCACTCTTTTAAAGACAAAGCCGATCGTTTGTCCGACGTGAATGCCGGACTATTCACCTATCCGGTACTCATGGCTTCGGATATTATTCTGTACGATGCCAACTTTGTTCCGGTGGGTAAAGACCAGCAGCAGCACTTGGAAATGACCCGCGATATTGCCTCCGCCTTCAACCATCAGTACGGCGAAACCTTTGTAGTTCCCGAAGCCAAAATTGACGAAAGCCGAATGGTGATTCCGGGTACGGATGGGCAGAAAATGAGCAAATCGTACCAAAATACCATTGATATTTTTCTGCCGGAAAAGAAACTCCGCAAGCAAATTATGTCCATCAAAACTGATAGCACTCCGCTGGAAGAGCCTAAAAACACGGAAGGTGATACGGTTTTTGCGCTCTACAGCCTACTGGCGACTGATGAGCAAATTGCTGAGATGCGACAGAAGTACGAAGGCGGAAACTACGGCTACGGTCACGCCAAACAGGAATTGTTTGAGTTGATTCAGGAGCAATTTTCTGAAGAGCGGGAAAAATACGATTACTACATGAACAATTTGCCCGAATTGCACCAAGAATTGGAAAAAGGCGAAGCTAAAGCCCGAGAAGTGGCGTTGGAAGTGCTGGATCGAGTAAGGGAGAAATTGGGGTACTAA
- a CDS encoding phosphotransferase: MDELQEKFRQQFPEILYLSAENRTELEYCLRQKQWIHADEKIVSLEKPGEGNMNVVLRVVTDRQRFIVKQPRPWVQKYPQVAAPMNRVEVETSFYELISAHRELKEATPKLIGFDSAQFILALEDLGDGSDFTYLYQKKREITTEEVSTLVSFISQLHQIRADTASVNFPDNRAMKELNHEHIFNYPFLEENGFNLDDVQPGLQEISLKYKRNEELKAKITRLGERYLATGNTLLHGDYYPGSWLKTASDIAIIDPEFAFLGDPEFDIGVMVAHLMMAETAPEIIQQVMNEYQQPEGYDELLQHAYSGVEVLRRIIGLAQLPLSLSLEEKRDLLTKASDWIQQY; encoded by the coding sequence ATGGACGAACTTCAAGAGAAATTTCGGCAGCAATTTCCAGAGATACTGTACCTGTCAGCGGAAAATAGAACCGAACTGGAATATTGTTTACGCCAGAAGCAGTGGATACATGCGGATGAAAAAATAGTGTCGTTGGAAAAGCCAGGGGAGGGGAACATGAATGTAGTACTGCGGGTTGTCACTGACCGTCAGCGATTTATCGTGAAGCAGCCTCGTCCGTGGGTACAGAAATATCCGCAGGTAGCCGCACCTATGAACCGAGTTGAGGTAGAAACTTCTTTTTACGAATTGATTTCCGCTCACCGCGAGTTGAAAGAAGCTACGCCCAAGCTAATTGGATTTGACTCAGCCCAGTTTATTTTGGCTCTGGAAGATCTGGGTGACGGCAGCGATTTCACCTATCTCTACCAAAAAAAGCGGGAAATTACTACCGAAGAAGTCAGCACACTAGTTTCTTTTATTTCCCAGCTACACCAAATTCGCGCCGATACAGCTTCCGTGAATTTTCCAGATAATCGGGCGATGAAGGAGCTAAATCATGAGCATATTTTCAATTATCCTTTTCTGGAAGAAAACGGTTTTAATCTGGATGATGTGCAGCCCGGGTTGCAAGAAATATCACTGAAATATAAGCGGAACGAAGAGCTGAAAGCTAAAATCACTCGCTTGGGTGAGCGGTACTTGGCTACCGGAAACACGTTGTTGCACGGTGATTACTACCCCGGTAGTTGGCTAAAAACTGCTTCTGATATTGCTATTATTGATCCTGAATTTGCCTTCTTGGGCGACCCTGAGTTTGATATTGGAGTAATGGTTGCTCATTTGATGATGGCCGAAACTGCGCCAGAAATTATTCAGCAGGTTATGAATGAATACCAACAGCCAGAAGGTTACGACGAATTGTTACAACACGCCTACAGCGGAGTAGAAGTTCTACGAAGAATTATTGGTTTAGCTCAGTTGCCACTATCGCTTTCGTTAGAAGAAAAACGAGACTTGCTAACAAAAGCATCAGATTGGATACAGCAATACTAA
- a CDS encoding YceI family protein, producing MNMTRISILSLFLGALLFSCQQKPGGTEAEVSEAQEVEEVSSAATDYSVNTDQSQVDWVGFKPTGRHNGTIGIEDGAISVLNGDVVGGSFTLNMNDINVEDLEGEYKDKLTNHLKSGDFFSVEEYPTATFEITGVESYSGEMAANDGDDKMKLVVNEEEVDEYSLADPTHSITGNLTMRGTSLSVTFPAKVSVTDGQVTANAKFNIDRTKWGVNFREENGYEARAKDELIYDTVNVGFDITASEGEPTAMAK from the coding sequence ATGAACATGACTCGCATTTCCATTTTGTCATTATTTCTAGGTGCATTACTCTTTAGTTGTCAACAGAAGCCCGGCGGAACTGAAGCCGAAGTAAGCGAAGCGCAGGAAGTAGAAGAGGTAAGCTCTGCTGCTACTGACTATTCAGTAAATACTGATCAAAGTCAAGTAGATTGGGTTGGCTTTAAACCGACTGGTCGCCATAACGGAACTATCGGCATTGAAGATGGAGCTATCTCGGTTCTTAACGGCGATGTAGTGGGTGGAAGCTTTACCCTGAATATGAACGACATTAATGTAGAAGACTTAGAAGGTGAGTATAAAGATAAACTGACCAATCATCTTAAGTCGGGCGACTTTTTTAGTGTGGAAGAATATCCAACTGCTACTTTTGAGATTACCGGTGTAGAATCTTACTCGGGTGAAATGGCTGCTAATGATGGCGACGATAAAATGAAGTTAGTGGTGAATGAAGAAGAGGTAGACGAATATAGTCTGGCTGATCCTACTCATTCTATCACTGGTAATTTAACCATGCGGGGTACTTCGCTAAGTGTCACTTTTCCGGCTAAAGTAAGCGTAACCGATGGTCAGGTAACTGCTAATGCAAAGTTTAATATTGATCGTACCAAGTGGGGTGTAAACTTCCGCGAAGAAAATGGCTACGAAGCTCGGGCTAAAGATGAGCTAATCTACGATACCGTAAACGTAGGATTTGATATTACTGCTTCAGAAGGAGAGCCTACTGCAATGGCTAAGTAA
- a CDS encoding sialate O-acetylesterase has translation MKIRNTFILGLASVVLMHCQSPTATQIEPHQLFTNNAVLQRDIAMPVWGRANPGGAVEVEINGQVERTEVSQDSSWQVNLAAMEAGGPFQLIIRGEEEIVLENVMVGDVWLASGQSNMEWPLSAEVDNYEEEIANANYPNIRLFTVYRNTSLEPLNQLDSGSWQECSPETVANFSAVAYFFGREIRQEQDVPVGLLHSSWGGTTAEAWVSETSVRQMEDFSALLDALRVDESGDLSFSEKQKLKEQVIAQADARLPDVTVPLEDQDWSVMELPTLWEDANPPLAGYNGYVWFQKTFTLPQSYENQPLTLHLGAIDDADITWINGQKVGETEGYNVLRTYEIPPELVKGGENTITVRVLDTGGGGGFSGPADKMYLARDGQQLSVNIVGDWKYDQNQEGDFPNVSPYPQEPTLLYNAMINPLLPYPLKGVIWYQGESNAGRAQQYQTLFPLLIDDWRAQWSIGDFPFLFVQLASFSAPGSHPENWPRLREAQLMTLSLPNTGMAVTIDVGDSIDIHPRNKQDVGYRLALAARKVAYGEENVYSGPIYESMRVADDSVILTFEEVGEGIFKMPDEKLRGFEVAGEDRRFYPAQATIISDTEISVKASEVARPVAVRYGWRSNPDVNLYNSEGLPASPFRTDDWEVLEIES, from the coding sequence ATGAAAATTAGAAACACTTTTATTCTCGGGCTGGCTTCTGTCGTTCTGATGCATTGTCAGTCACCAACTGCTACGCAAATAGAACCTCACCAACTTTTTACTAATAATGCTGTACTACAGCGCGACATTGCTATGCCAGTGTGGGGTAGGGCCAACCCGGGTGGAGCGGTGGAGGTAGAAATAAACGGCCAGGTTGAACGAACGGAGGTGAGCCAGGATAGCAGTTGGCAAGTGAACCTAGCGGCAATGGAAGCCGGTGGGCCTTTTCAACTTATTATTCGAGGCGAAGAAGAAATTGTGCTGGAAAATGTGATGGTGGGCGATGTTTGGCTGGCTTCGGGTCAGTCTAACATGGAGTGGCCCTTGAGTGCTGAGGTGGACAATTACGAAGAAGAAATAGCCAATGCTAACTACCCCAATATTCGCTTATTCACGGTGTATCGTAATACCAGCCTCGAACCTTTAAACCAACTGGATAGCGGTAGCTGGCAGGAGTGCTCACCGGAAACTGTGGCTAACTTCTCGGCAGTAGCCTATTTCTTTGGGCGAGAAATTCGGCAGGAGCAAGATGTTCCTGTTGGCTTACTGCACTCATCTTGGGGAGGTACAACGGCGGAAGCCTGGGTAAGTGAAACCTCGGTACGGCAGATGGAAGATTTTTCTGCCCTGCTTGACGCTCTTCGTGTCGATGAATCAGGTGATTTGAGCTTCTCTGAGAAGCAAAAGCTGAAAGAACAAGTCATCGCCCAAGCTGATGCTCGCCTACCGGATGTCACCGTTCCGTTAGAAGATCAAGACTGGTCAGTCATGGAATTACCTACGCTGTGGGAAGATGCCAACCCGCCTTTAGCTGGCTACAATGGCTACGTATGGTTTCAGAAAACATTCACACTACCCCAATCGTACGAAAATCAACCGCTTACCTTGCACCTAGGGGCAATTGACGATGCCGACATTACTTGGATAAACGGACAAAAGGTGGGTGAAACGGAAGGGTACAATGTGCTACGCACCTACGAAATTCCGCCTGAGCTAGTGAAAGGCGGCGAAAATACGATTACGGTGCGCGTGCTCGATACGGGAGGAGGCGGAGGCTTTTCCGGCCCCGCCGACAAAATGTACCTAGCGCGTGATGGTCAGCAGCTATCCGTGAACATAGTGGGCGATTGGAAGTACGATCAGAACCAGGAAGGAGACTTCCCGAACGTATCACCGTATCCGCAGGAGCCTACGCTGCTATATAACGCCATGATTAATCCGCTACTGCCGTACCCACTAAAAGGAGTAATCTGGTACCAGGGCGAAAGTAATGCGGGGCGAGCCCAGCAGTACCAAACCTTATTTCCTTTGCTAATTGACGATTGGCGCGCACAGTGGAGTATTGGCGATTTCCCGTTTCTGTTTGTGCAACTAGCTAGTTTCAGTGCTCCGGGTTCTCATCCCGAAAACTGGCCCCGACTGCGCGAAGCTCAGTTAATGACGCTAAGCTTACCCAATACTGGTATGGCGGTTACCATTGATGTTGGCGACTCTATCGATATTCATCCTCGCAATAAGCAGGATGTTGGCTACCGATTAGCATTAGCAGCCCGAAAAGTAGCCTACGGAGAAGAAAATGTTTACTCCGGGCCCATCTACGAATCTATGCGAGTAGCCGATGATTCCGTTATTCTTACGTTTGAGGAGGTAGGAGAAGGAATCTTTAAAATGCCGGATGAAAAACTACGAGGGTTTGAAGTAGCCGGAGAAGATCGGCGGTTTTACCCTGCCCAAGCTACAATCATCAGCGATACTGAAATTTCGGTGAAAGCCTCGGAAGTAGCTCGCCCGGTGGCAGTGCGCTACGGTTGGCGCAGTAATCCTGACGTGAATCTGTACAACTCGGAAGGCTTACCGGCTTCTCCTTTTCGTACGGATGACTGGGAAGTGCTAGAGATTGAAAGTTAG
- a CDS encoding ADP-ribosylglycohydrolase family protein, producing MRSGIFIFVVVMIWVWSCNPPFEQPAPETPADDSLMIKKDTISVKLSHDELYDKVLGMLVGSAIGDAMGAPTEMWLREDIVTDYGFVEKLDTMVREPSAEGTWDYNLPAGGTTDDTRWKKLLTEFLLTQSKELSAKDFAGFIVKKYEQEIHQLKQTDGFDPEPFEINVRRVAWLQEWARVAKPYAEGNLDEYSFALSRFYGGEMTCAGMLYAPSIGAFYPAQPKRAYLETYKLAVFDLGFARDISGLVGAMVAAAIQPQATSESVINTLRDVDPHGYFKSRLVGRTAYRLLKDARRIVRQAKQTLPEGEEISIEMPTNSTLDTLTFWQMQRAFALLDAKNQDMPFHAGEIFLVNLTALLFCDFDFTQSMAFVVNFGRDNDTTAAVTGAILGAYYGADQLPEEMVNSVLSVNDTVLDVNLEELASQLTDRILSR from the coding sequence ATGAGGAGCGGGATTTTCATTTTCGTAGTAGTGATGATATGGGTTTGGAGCTGTAACCCTCCTTTCGAACAGCCAGCTCCCGAAACTCCGGCAGACGATTCATTAATGATTAAAAAGGATACAATCTCGGTGAAGCTTTCTCATGATGAACTCTATGACAAAGTACTAGGTATGCTGGTCGGCTCGGCTATTGGCGACGCAATGGGCGCGCCTACCGAGATGTGGCTGCGGGAGGATATTGTGACTGATTACGGTTTTGTAGAAAAGCTTGATACAATGGTGCGCGAACCTTCTGCCGAGGGCACCTGGGATTATAACCTACCGGCTGGGGGCACCACCGATGATACCCGCTGGAAAAAACTACTGACTGAATTTTTACTAACCCAATCTAAAGAACTTAGTGCTAAAGATTTTGCTGGGTTTATTGTGAAAAAGTACGAACAGGAAATTCATCAACTAAAACAAACCGATGGTTTTGATCCCGAACCTTTTGAAATCAATGTTCGTCGTGTGGCTTGGTTGCAAGAGTGGGCCAGAGTGGCCAAACCCTACGCTGAAGGTAATTTAGATGAGTACTCCTTTGCTCTCAGCCGATTTTACGGGGGCGAAATGACTTGCGCCGGAATGCTGTACGCGCCCAGTATTGGTGCATTTTATCCCGCTCAGCCTAAACGAGCTTATCTGGAAACCTACAAACTGGCGGTGTTTGATCTGGGCTTCGCCCGTGATATTAGCGGGTTAGTGGGCGCTATGGTAGCAGCGGCCATACAGCCCCAAGCCACTTCCGAATCGGTCATTAATACACTACGCGATGTGGATCCCCACGGCTACTTTAAAAGTCGTTTGGTGGGGCGAACCGCTTATCGCTTGCTGAAAGACGCTCGCCGCATTGTTCGTCAGGCAAAACAAACACTGCCGGAGGGCGAAGAAATTAGTATTGAGATGCCCACCAATTCAACCTTAGATACGCTCACCTTCTGGCAGATGCAGCGAGCGTTTGCGCTGTTGGATGCTAAAAACCAGGATATGCCCTTCCACGCCGGCGAAATTTTTCTGGTAAACCTAACTGCCTTACTGTTTTGTGATTTTGACTTTACCCAATCAATGGCCTTCGTTGTAAATTTTGGTCGGGACAACGATACTACCGCTGCCGTGACCGGAGCTATTCTGGGTGCTTACTACGGCGCGGACCAATTGCCAGAAGAAATGGTGAATTCAGTATTATCCGTAAACGATACGGTACTGGATGTAAATTTGGAAGAATTGGCTAGCCAACTGACGGATAGAATATTATCACGATGA
- a CDS encoding M1 family metallopeptidase, which produces MKYTYLLVIILISGLITPAFAQVYQGKFEQLDPELPTPNEYRSASGAPGYKYWQQQADYRIKVELNDENQSITGSETITYYNNSPDPLSYLWLQLDQNMRSANSATPQIETSQVRDSINARLLQSRVMHDDDFDGGYTIKSVKNAQGKPLQYVINQTMMKVLLPEPLQPKGQVEFSIDWSYPINDRMMDRGRSGYEYFPEDDNYVYTIAQFFPRMAVYDDLNGWQNKQFLGQGEFALTFGDYEVEITVPDDHIVAATGTIQNEKEVLSSQQRQRLQKARNTFDQPVMIVTEEEAQENEQTKSSGKKTWKYSASNVRDFAFATSRKFIWDAMAVKLENNQPLAMSFYPKEGNPLWEKESTFAVKNTLETYSNRSFDYPYPVAISVHAASIGMEYPMICFNFGRPEPDGSYSDRTKWGMISVIIHEVGHNYFPMIVNTDERQWTWMDEGINTFLQNQTSEEHYPDMPLRFGTPQTIGNYMSGNKDFIRPVMTNSEQVVQFGYNAYAKPSAALYLLRNTIMGPELFDAAFKEYAQRWKFKQPGPADFFRTMEDASAVDLDWFWRGWFYTTDYVDVAVDDVKWYRVANPEEEVEKTVSADESTISQDEETSENAKNWPDTPQKLTITDTDDRYFGEFRNRTSDDEVRRKYGDKNLYEVTFKNEGGLVTPLLVEFTYADGTTETDYIPAEIWRKNEQQATKVFVKDKEAVKIVLDPRRATADADTGDNVFPRKEEKSRFEQFKEGESREE; this is translated from the coding sequence ATGAAATATACTTACTTACTGGTTATTATTCTGATTAGCGGACTAATTACTCCCGCATTCGCTCAGGTGTACCAAGGCAAGTTTGAACAGCTTGATCCCGAATTGCCTACTCCCAACGAGTACCGTTCGGCTTCGGGTGCACCCGGATACAAATATTGGCAACAGCAGGCTGACTATAGAATTAAGGTGGAGTTGAACGATGAAAACCAGTCCATTACTGGCTCGGAAACAATTACCTACTACAATAACTCCCCTGATCCACTCTCGTATCTTTGGTTACAGCTTGACCAAAACATGCGGTCGGCTAATTCGGCAACTCCGCAGATAGAAACCTCCCAAGTACGCGATTCTATCAACGCTCGCTTATTACAATCGCGGGTGATGCATGACGATGATTTTGACGGTGGCTACACAATCAAATCAGTAAAAAATGCTCAGGGCAAGCCGTTGCAATACGTCATCAACCAAACGATGATGAAAGTGCTACTGCCCGAGCCGTTACAACCGAAGGGGCAGGTTGAATTTAGCATTGATTGGTCGTACCCTATCAACGACCGGATGATGGATCGGGGACGCTCGGGCTATGAGTACTTTCCGGAAGATGATAATTACGTGTACACCATCGCCCAGTTTTTCCCTCGCATGGCAGTATACGATGATCTGAACGGTTGGCAGAACAAGCAGTTTTTGGGACAAGGGGAGTTTGCCCTTACCTTTGGTGATTACGAGGTAGAAATTACCGTACCCGACGATCACATTGTAGCCGCTACCGGAACAATTCAGAATGAAAAAGAGGTATTGAGTTCTCAGCAACGCCAACGCTTACAGAAAGCTCGTAACACTTTTGACCAACCCGTAATGATCGTTACTGAAGAAGAGGCTCAGGAGAATGAACAAACCAAATCATCGGGTAAGAAAACTTGGAAGTATAGTGCCAGCAACGTGCGCGACTTTGCCTTTGCTACCTCCCGAAAGTTTATTTGGGATGCAATGGCGGTGAAGCTAGAGAACAATCAGCCGCTAGCGATGTCGTTCTACCCTAAAGAGGGCAACCCGCTGTGGGAGAAAGAATCGACGTTTGCGGTAAAAAACACGTTGGAAACCTACTCCAACCGCAGCTTCGACTATCCGTATCCGGTAGCCATATCGGTTCACGCCGCTTCTATTGGGATGGAATACCCCATGATCTGCTTCAACTTTGGTAGGCCCGAACCCGATGGTTCGTACTCCGACCGAACGAAGTGGGGTATGATTTCGGTAATTATTCACGAAGTGGGTCACAACTACTTTCCGATGATTGTGAACACCGACGAGCGGCAGTGGACGTGGATGGATGAAGGCATCAATACGTTTTTGCAAAATCAGACTTCAGAAGAACATTATCCTGATATGCCACTTCGCTTTGGTACCCCGCAGACTATCGGAAACTATATGTCGGGCAATAAGGATTTTATCCGTCCGGTGATGACCAATTCAGAGCAGGTTGTTCAATTTGGCTATAATGCTTACGCCAAGCCATCCGCTGCTTTGTACTTGCTCCGCAATACCATTATGGGTCCAGAACTATTTGATGCTGCCTTTAAAGAATATGCCCAACGTTGGAAATTTAAACAACCAGGCCCGGCCGATTTCTTTCGTACTATGGAAGATGCATCGGCAGTAGATTTAGACTGGTTCTGGCGCGGTTGGTTCTACACCACCGATTACGTAGATGTGGCGGTAGATGACGTAAAATGGTACCGCGTTGCTAATCCCGAAGAGGAAGTAGAAAAAACGGTATCGGCAGATGAAAGTACAATTAGTCAGGACGAAGAAACGAGTGAGAACGCTAAGAACTGGCCGGATACGCCGCAAAAACTTACTATTACTGATACTGATGACCGTTACTTTGGTGAATTCCGCAACCGTACTAGCGACGATGAGGTTCGCCGGAAGTACGGCGATAAAAATCTGTATGAGGTAACCTTTAAAAACGAAGGTGGCTTGGTAACTCCGCTACTAGTAGAATTTACTTACGCCGATGGCACCACTGAAACCGATTATATTCCGGCAGAAATCTGGCGAAAAAATGAGCAGCAAGCCACGAAAGTATTTGTCAAAGATAAAGAAGCTGTGAAAATTGTGCTAGACCCTAGACGAGCCACCGCCGACGCTGATACTGGCGATAACGTATTTCCCCGCAAAGAAGAAAAATCACGCTTTGAACAGTTTAAGGAAGGAGAAAGTCGCGAAGAGTAA